The Ziziphus jujuba cultivar Dongzao chromosome 1, ASM3175591v1 genome segment aaaataaCCTAAAATAACagcttaataaataaaataatacacttACCAGAAAAAGCAGAGCTGAATTTCGGGAAAGTATCGGAAGTCTAACGACCTTGAACAAGACGATGAAACCTTCGAAACGACGACAATGGAGTTGTCGTGTGCTCCGATGCGATTCAGTTTTGGAGGTCGTAGAGAGCCCAGTGGATAAACTCCAGAGATctcaaaaattttttatttttttttcttttatttttacttaaacTTCAGTAATACGGTACCGTTGCGATTCTGAAAATTGGCCAACGACAATGAATAGGACAGCAAGAACAGTGTCGGTTTCGGTCTGGTTTAGGGAAGCAAGATCCACACGTGCATATCACGTGCACACCCAAAACTGGGTAAATCTGTAAAAACACCTATTGTAACTCAATTTTTACTGTGTGGTGTGGACTATGGAGATTGTGGACGAAGACGGGGCAAAAATTGCAATACCAAACGGTGTTAAGGTCGTGTTTGGAAGAGGATTTGGGTTCAACACCGACGATCGAACAGTTTCTCGTCGCCACGTTGAGTTGGAAGTTTATGACGAAGCAGGAGGTTCACAGACTGAGCCCAGAGTTTCATTTGAGGTTTTGGGGAAGAACCCCATTTGGGTTAGGAGCAGAACAGATGGGGAAGTTAGGGTTTTTAGGAGGTTGGAGAAGGGTGAGATGGTGCCAGGGGATTCGTTCTGTGTTTCTGGAAATAGACCCACATGGTTTTCTCTGAGAAAAGTTGGAGTTGGGGATGAAGTTGAAGTTGAAGAAGGAGAAACGAGAGCTTTGGCGGTTGAAGGTGAATTGGCTGAgagttttgaggattttgatgtTTCCGGCATTGACCCTGTTAAAGGTTTGTctctaaactaaataaaaattcaatcttATTGTTTTGAGATTTGTGTTTTTTTGATCAcgagaatgattttttttttttttttatttttatttttgccttaTAATTTAGAATCTTTCAAATATTGTCTCAACACTATGCCTTGGTAAATGTAAAGGAAATTGGTTTCCTTAAAATTGTGATTTATGTTGTTTTGGGCTGTGTTTTTTAAGTAGTTCACTTACTATAAcggtaaaaaatttatttgaatttaaatatagcATAGAGAATGTTGTTTGGGTCTATGAGATATCACATTTCATGCCTTTACTTCCCAAAAACATTGACTGCTAAGCATTTTGGAATGGTTTGTTTGCTTTGGGATGTTGGCAATGTTGCTCAATTTAGTTTGTTGAAAAATACGTTTAAAAACTGCTGACTGACATCTCCTAAGAATGAAgaaatccttcttcttcttcttcttcttcctttttggcGGGAAACTCCTGCAGGATTACAAGAGGTCCACAATTCATAAGATTTCcttcattttcatttatattattcTGCCTTTTAACTtgatttaccatttttttttttcctaaaagaaCTTGTTATTCCATGATGAAGCTAACTTGTAGGTTTTGTGGCAATTAAATTGTTTGGTAAATGATGAATATTTGAAAGGCATAGTTTTGTTGAATTACATTTTAGCGGCCAGTTTTATGCTTCTGATGACTGTGATATCTTCTTTTGCAAAAATGCAGAGTTTGGTTTTGTTGTGATGGGGCATGAGTTCGACCTCTATCCCAAACATAAGATCCGTAATATGAAGAGCTGGGATTGGTTCCTTGAAGAACCTAGGAAAGAGAGCGAAGGCGACGATGAGAAGTTTGAGAAGAAAGTGAGGACGAcagggaaaagaaagaagagaaaggatgaaggaaatgatgatgatgatgaatggACCGGTGAGAGTGAAGATGATAAGGAGCTTGTTGTGAATATGAAAAAAGTTAATAGGCCAAAATATTCTACTAGATCAAAAGATCGTGATGAGCCTCAGAAGTATAAAAAAAGTAGTAAAATTTCTAAACAGAAGAAAACTTATGTtgcagatgaagatgaagatcaaGAAACACTTGGAGGATTTGTTGTTGGTGATGATGAGGTGGACCAAGAAGAAActaatgatgaagaagaagaagaagaagaagagtttGTGGAAGATGACGATGATGAATTAGATGATTAATTCTAATAGAAGTGTAATGAGTAGCGGAGTTTATTTCTTTTGCCTTGTAAGTCATATTATGTGTATAATGTTATAAATTTTGTGCCCTTTTTCCCTCTTGTTTTGGATAGACTTCTGTTATTTTGAACATTTATCTCCAAGActatgaaaaaagaaatgaaattaggatttgttgatTTGATGTTAACTTACTACCTCACCAACATCAGAAATTAAAGGAAGAAATTGACCATGCTTGGAGAGAGGGGCCTCTTatgaaaaatcatgaaaatacCCAAAGATATGTTGCAATTTGATTTTTCCTTATATGCTATTCAGTGAACTATATGATAAAAAGAAGATAGACTCTAAACCTTCTAATTTAGTTGCTGTGTAGAATTATAATTATTGGTGTTGTGGAAATTACATTgtttgaagttcaaaataatatggtattttaaaatgattttacagGTAATAGGAAGCAAAAAGTATTTGCCAATAATTGAAAGTAACTATTTCGAGTAGGAATAGTATAAATAATTTAGTTTTCTTTAATTAGAAAGTtatcaagaaaacaaaaagagttGAAAATGGTAACTAAGTGCCTGtatattagaaatttttatgtttctatAAACAAACGTaaggatttaaatttttaaaatatcttatttttctaatgaatttcaaactttaaatataaaataaaattttcaatttcgcattataaatattaattggtttaaattttttttccccctttaagatacacataaaaaaaaaaaaaaacatatatattctttatttaaaCTTACGAATACAAAAgatgttttgtttttatgataATGCAACGGGAAAAGAAATGAGATTTTGGAGCTTTATCATTTTCTATTTGtgagtttaaaaataattttggattttggatttCTCTTATCCTACCAAATTTACAGTtggattttaataataataataataaaaatattagggAAAGGATAAGAAAAGCTTCAAGAACGACATATCGTTTAAATGGGTAACTTCGGCTTACgcaaaaaatctcaaaatgctaaagattgaaatttcaaattcaCATCCGGTTCTCGCGCTAGGGTTTCTGAAAGCACaagtatatcaaaattaaattaaattcgtGTATCCATTCCCTTCCCGTTCCCACCAAAAAAGGTAATTTCCcccaaaattaaatattgtaactTAGGGTTTATCAAAGTGCTATTTTTAGGGCTCAAAGATGTGTCAGAAATACAAAGTAGGGCTGTAGGGCTTGTCATGCACTCAATATTTATTCATTCGCAGGTATAGTGGTCTTAAAAGCTGGAAAGGAAACATCTTTGAGGCCAATGGATGGTTTTTCAGAACAGGGTCAATATGGAGATGATACAATGCATTACAATGACCAAGAATTTCACAAGGAATTTGAACAGAGAGAGCAGCAACATGATTCAGGGCTTGGTTTCGCAATGAGGGATTCAATTGGTGGTCACCGTGATTCAGCTTCAGGGTAAgttagcattttttttatttaaaaattttagattatCTGGTTTTAGAACAGAGCAAGGCAGTTTTTTGAATTTCTGGTATTGaaatattggattttatttatatatttattttggttttatatggTAGAAAACTTTTCGTTGGAGGGGTTGCTTGGGAGACTACTGAAGGTACATGGTTAAGATTTTGATAATCATAACGTTGACTTGAAATTAGTGGAAAAcagagttttcttttttctttttttttgggtttgcagATGGGCATGTTTTATGTTTTGCTCTTATTCAGCTCATGAATTGCACTACTTGAATTAACAGCCTCTATAAATAGAAGGATTTGTTTCTGTAATGGGATATGACTATTTCTCGTGGTTATCGTAGATTCATGGTTGTGGATGTTAAAATAATTTGGTGGGAAATATCAACAAGGGTTGTCATGTATGCTTATTACTGTATTCTCAATTTGTTATGTGAATCATCGCGACTAGTAATATAGCTGCTTGTTTGTAAGACCAGTTCTATAATATGCATCTTGTCTTTTCAAGTGTCAGTTGGTCTAGTGTTCtgtaaatttttgaattaaatagGTTAGGTCTGGAAAGGGCTGAATCACTTCCttgtaaatttgtattttttaaaaaccacCCAAGGTGGTAATTTATCTAAGAAGAGATCctaatgttttattttcttgcttaaATTCATTTCCACTGTTCATCTGACTTTATGGTGATTTTGTTTGCAGAAAGCTTTGCTGATTACTTCAGCAAGTATGGAGAGATAATTGATTCTGTTATAATGATTGACAAACATTCTGGGAGGCCAAGGGGTTTTGGATTTGTGACATTTGCTGATCCTGCAGTTGCTGATAAGGTTTTGGAAGAAGACCATGTCTTAGACAGTCGAGCGGTAAAATTTCTGCTTAAATACTTAATTGTAACATAACcaaattttgccaaatttcCAATATGGATATCAGTGCCTTTGTCTGTCTAAGCACCTAGTATGGTAATATCTAAGCACCTAGtatggtaataattatattcttttatcAGGTGGAAGTGAAGAGGACTGTCCCCAGGGAGGATATGGAGGTTAGGGGCATAATAAAGACAAAGAAAATCTTTGTTGGTGGCTTACCAGCATCTTTGACCAATGGTGTTGTGGTGGAACCTTCCCTTTTGATTTTATGTTATAAGGCTATTAAATAGTTTTCTCCTTTTGACTATTGATAAAACATTGCAGATGAATTGAGGGAATATTTCTCTTTATATGGTAGCATTGTTGATTATCAGATCATGCTAGACTATAAAACTGGGCGTTCTAGAGGATTTGGGTTTATTACATTCGAAAATGAAGATGctgttgaaaaaatatttttggagggAAAAATTCATGAACTAGGAGGCAAACAGGTATGCCAAAAGTCCAAAGAAAAATGAACTTTATCCCGGTATGCTTTTTAACTCTGAAAAGTTTATAACCGTGcactttaaattatttgtagGTGGAAATAAAAAGGGCTGAGCCTAGAAAGGGTGGTGATTACAATGGCAATGCTGTTAAGTCTCATGGTGGTTTTGATAGTGCTGCAGGTAGATATGGTGGTTATAATTCTGGAAATTGGTATAATGGAAAAATGGGAAGGGGCTATGATGGGTACAGTGCCTATGACGTTTATGGCAATTATGTGGGAGACTACGGTGGCAGCTATGTTGGTTTTTATGGTGGATATCCATATGGATTTGGATATGGAGGAACCATGTATGGCAGTGCTGGTTTCGGAGGCAATGGTTATGGCATTCCTGGTGGTTACATTGGAGTGACTGCATATGGTGGCAATAACGGTAGAGGGTATGGAAATGGTTTTGTTGACCATAATAGTGGTGCTGGCAATGGCGGTTTTGATACTGGTAAAGGATACGATAGGAGCGATGTTTATATGAATGGAAGATATCATCCTTACCTTAAGTGAGGAAAATCTTTGTTGACTTTCATACTTCAGTGTCAGCTTCTAGGTTACTCTCTTGGAAAATACCCACCTTTCAGTAGATGTGTATTGCTTAGAATTTCTCtaaattgtaaagaaaaaaaaaaaaaaaaaaaaagaagaagaagaagaagaaaaagaagctttaattattgaatttgcTTTACTTGGTCTTATAAGTCTTCCTTTTCAAGATGTGTTACCAACACATTATGTAACTGCTAAAGTTCATTGTATTAAAACGGGGCAAATTTGGGATCGgagatgaataaaaaaatattcctaAATGAACTTTGGGTTCTGTTGTATAATCCATATCATATATTAATCTTTAAAtcatctttatatatttttcggGAGTGAAATAGGAAAACATTTTAGTCTTTAAATCtgtaaataaattcaacatcaaAGTGGAAAATAACATAATCTGTCGagtgatttgaaaaaaaaaaaaaaaaatcaaagaaacctGCCAATAAAGTGAGCAAATGGAGTTCCAAATTGGGATTAGACTTGTCCGGTGTGAGAATAGCATTGTATCGGTCAAGTCTGATACCGTGTCCAAAATATTGGTCTCTCCACTTATGTGTCTATCCAAACAACCGGACTCCCATAGAATTGCGGGCTTTTCTTACAGCCGTTGAAACTCAACAACAACGACCAACCGTGATTTTTTTGTTGGGCATGTCCTCCTTAGTCAAGACCAGTTACAGTCACAACGTAGCATCAACTGCCATGGCAATGTGCTCAAGCTTCTGTCCTCAGATTCCTAACCAATTTAGAGGGAGACCCATTTCCTCTTTCCCTTCAAGACAACCGTTTTCTGTTCCTTTCAAGGCTTTCACTTCTCAAGCGAACATCAAAGGTAATTTTGTCATGTTTCCcgataattttgtatttttttttatgctcaTGGACTGGAAAGTTTGTACAGAGCTTCTTAATGGTTTTGGGACTTGGGCTTTGCCATCCGTGAAATGTTAAAAGTATATCTCGTGACATTTTGTACAATTTCTTACATTTTCAGAAGACCAATTGCCAGCACGAATTGGTTTTCTTGGTATTGGAATTATGGGCTTTCCAATGGCACAGAATCTCATAAAAGCTGGGTATGAATCGGTCTTTACTTTCTACTACTGATAGAAAAACCAGCACAGCattgatgatttttattttggtaattcGTTGAGATATGTGATCTTGGTATCAAAATTTGATTGAACTGACGTGATTGTCTTTGAAATGTTCGGTGAAAAACTATTTGGACCAAAGTTTACTTAATTATGAATGAATGACTTTTGTTTCATAGTAGTTTGAAGGATACCTTTCGGAAACGGGAGTATGAACTTTAAACACGTGTTTGGCGCATTGCAGGTGTGATGTGACTGTTTGGAACAGGACCAAGAGCAAATGTGAGCCCCTCATAAGCTTAGGTGCAAAGTAAGTTCTTGGTATACTgcttccaaataaaattttatatttcacatttttaaTGTCCTAGAGAGCTTGAACTTTGATGAGATTTGAAGCGATTTATGAGAGCCTCAGCTTCACACTTTGACATACTTAAACTTTGGACCTTTGGTCAGGTTTGTTGATTTTGTTGACTATACTTGGATAAATGGTATTCTTGTATTATGACCTTGCTCAGGAAAAGTAAACATGCAGCATTTAAGTGCATCCTAGCATTGTCAGTTCATGGGTctctaaaagaaaaattgaaaaaaaaaaaattagtcaatAATTGTAAGGGAATTTCGTACACCTGATATGTGCATCTTTGAATCTTGAGATAcacattttgttatttttaccttaaaaagaaaaaaatctatgaTCATTGTATGTGGTCATTTTATGTCCATAAGCTGCATATCTTTTATAAAGATTATCTTGTTGAGAATTATATTTCTAGTGCTATTTTAGTAAAAGCAATTCTGAGAAGATATATCATATTCTCTAACAGTATCACTCATAGTATTGCCATGTCTAGATTTGATTTATGGATACACGTTGCTTACCGTATTTTACTTACCAGATTATTTTCTATGTTGACGGTTCTTGGAGCTTTGatctaaaattttgaaaagccGTAAAATGTAAACAATTCATTCTGGAACGTCTCAATTATCATGATGATTTTGCAGATATAAATCATTTCCTGAGGAAGTAGCCGCATCTTGTGATGTCACATTTTCCATGCTTGCTGATCCTGAAAGTGCAGTgcgtatgttttaattaaaggtTTTCTTTGCTAATTTCTACCAGTATGGCAACTTATATCTGCTATATTCCAGGTTGATGTTGCTTGTGGAAAGCATGGTGCTGCAAATGGTATGAGTCCAGGAAAAGGGTATTTCCTCACATTCTCTACAAGaaggaatttttatttcaaaattacaaGTTTCAAGTCAGTGACCTTAACAATCAGCACAAGTAGAAGGCTTATGTAAACAATAAATCTTTCTAATGACTTTTTAAGATCTGTTTCCTTATGTAACTTTAAGCATAGAATTAACCTTTATACCAAAGTCTAAATGCTTTCTGATTGACAGTTCTATGCACACACCCTCACCATTTGGTGTATCAGTTCTTTTGCCTTTTATTCCTAAGCCACTGAACAGCACATATGTTACCCATGCTGGACATCTTCAGGTATGTGGATGTTTCAACTGTTGATGGTGAAACTTCCAAATTGATTTATGGACGTATTAAAGCAACTGGGGCATTATCTTTGGAGGTAACAAGTTCTTTTCTAGATCTTTCTAATGTTATTAAAGTACAAGACACTTTGGCTGTTGCTGTGTTCTTAAATTATAACTAGTTTaagctttttgtatttttcctttaGGCTCCAGTTTCAGGTTCAAAAAAGCCAGCAGAAGATGGGCAATTGATATTTCTTACTGCAGGTAAGCAATCTTTTTGCTTTCTTGTAAAAAAGTACTGCAGGATTATGAATACATGGTTGCTTTGGTGTCCATTATGAGCGGCACTAAGAAGATTGTATTTGTTATTAAGCATTACatctttaaattcaaatatcttATTTCATCCATTGTTCAAAGTTATCTTTTTCTTACCCATTAAAGTTCTTTGTTTTATAACTAGTGAGTTAAGGGACTCTAACAGGATTCAATTCCATGATCGAATCTAACAGGAGATAAATCTCTTTATGATACGGTTGCTCCTCTCTTGGACATTATGGGGAAGGTATTATGTCTTCTTTGGTGCAGATGTTTTCTCCGGTCTAGCATTTTTGTTACTAGTTTCCCTTGATGCTTATGTTTATGCTTTCATCCAGTCAAGATTTTACCTCGGGGACATTGGAAATGGGGCTGCTATGAAACTTGTTGTCAACATGATTATGGGAAGGTGCTGCAAAATTTCAATCTACTTATTTCTATTTTCCATACTTGTGTTGATGACTATCCTGATTGTTCATTTTAACACTTGTCACCAATTTCTAGTATGATGGCATCATTCTCTGAAGGATTACTTCTCAGTGAGAAAGTGGGACTGGACCCAAGTGTACTAGTTGAGGTATCCTCCAGTCCAGAGCATCTCATATGTTACTATACCATTCTTTTCATGAGctagtattatttttctttcagtgGGACTATAATgtaaatgtgtatatatttgtTATCTCTATGTTTCTTAAATTGCTTAAACGGGATGCCAAAATATTCAACCTCATAATTTTGAGGTGCTTAAGAGTTGAGACTCAGTTAAGATGACGGCTTGCAAAATAGGAATATAAAGCCATAATACAGGGTCACCATCTTTAGATATCAAGTCTAGAACAATTGTTTTATACCAATCAGATAAGAAGAGTTCTAGGCCTGACAACATGGGGGAAACATGTTAAGAAGCATAAGAAGCAAGTTGAAGTATAGAAGTGAGCTCAAATCAACTAGGATAGATGAGGCTCAAATCAACTAGGAGAGACTTTTGTTCAAGATTTTTCTCATACTGATTCATCTGTTTTGTTTTTGAGCTTTTCTCATTATACAAGGAAAGATTCAGTTATGAATTTTTGTATTTCAGGTTGTCTCACAGGGTGCGATCAGCGCACCAATGTACTCGATGAAAGGTCCATCAATGATCCAATCCCTTTATCCTACCGCATTTCCGCTAAAGCACCAGCAGAAGGTTTGTGAATTTTTCCTtgaattgccaaaaaaaaaaaaaaaaaacataatgcaTCCTCACAAGCTGTTGTATCTTACACCATGTTAATGTTAATGTTAATGTGGGTGGTGACAGGACTTGAGGCTTGCTCTGGGATTAGCAGAGTCTGTTTCTCAGCCCACTCCAATTGCTGCAGCTGCAAATGAACTATATAAAGTAGCAAAATCTCATGGCCTTAGCGACCAGGATTTTTCAGCAGTCATTGAATCATTGAAAGGAAAGTTGCAGCAATAACACATATCTTGGAGTTAATTCATGTTAATgaatcaattattttcattaagtgGCACATATTTCTATATGATTGATTCATGGtgggtaataaataaataagcctcTACAATTTCATGATCTTGATCTTCTtgtacaatataaataaaatcatatattttaatactttagaagagatattattgtttttaaaataaataaataaattgtgtgatatgcttttgtttattttcagaAATGAGAGCTGTCGTctagctgttttttttttcaaattttttttataaagaaaaagcagtcacaaattaataaataataaatgagtaaaaaagagaaagaaaatctgCATTAAAATCTTAACCAAAGGAGACCAACCAAAAAGATAAGAAATCAATGAGAacgttaaaaaacaaataaaaccatattaAGTAACTGACGAACCCACTGATTCCGCATTCCATTGGTCCGTGTATTCCACGCTCCGTCTAATAACGTAAATTTGTGAAGGGCCTAGGTTGGTTAACCCGCTAGGCGCGAGTgggggagggagagagagagagagcgagagagggAGGCAAACACTCTCGCTCACTTTGCTTtcgcttcctttttttttttctttttttttcccctctgtTTCTTTGTCTAGGGTTTTTGCATTTTCTCGTCAACCAAACACCCCCTCAAACAATGTCTAACAACGATAACAACTTCAATATGCCCGACCTCGGCTCTTCGCTCCCCGCCGCTGCTGCCGGTAATACTTCCCaaccccttctctctctctctctctctctctctctccagggttgattttttttttttccttatattttAATCAAGCACAATACCTTCTCGTTGTGTATGCTTTGTATCTGTgtcaaagttttgtttttgtcacATAGAACGTTGTGGTATTGGAAATGGAAATTAGTTGGAATTTTAACCTACTgtgatttgtttgttttgtgtaTAGCTCTTAGTGCAGAGGATCGTGCTGGTCTTGTGAATGCTTTGAAGGCAAGTTCAAATTACTGATTGTAAACTCCTTTTGGTTTTCTATTCTTGATGGATTGAGAATAATTtcatagggaaaaaaaaaaaaaaagtatgagcCTTTTTGTTCAATAAGTGCTTAGTGTTGTATGTACCTTTTATATTCTGCTTACAGCATAGTTGGGGATCCTATTATTCTATAATGAGTATTAATAATATGGTTTTATGGTGTGCTTTTTGCAGAATAAACTTCAGACCTTGGCTGGACAGCACTCGGATGTATTGGAAAATTTAACTCCCAATGTCAGAAAGCGTGTTGAGGTTCTTAGAGAAATACAGGTTTGGGTTTCTTACAAATTTGGCTATTCTAAATGTTATTTGCTGATGTGTTGCAGAAGGAAGAATACAGTGTACTCTTTTAGGGAAATAACTTTATCTCTTCTATGCCCTACTTTTATTTCCCTGGATTTTCCCTTTTGAAAGCTAGgacttattgtatttttattttg includes the following:
- the LOC107425256 gene encoding chromatin modification-related protein EAF7 codes for the protein MEIVDEDGAKIAIPNGVKVVFGRGFGFNTDDRTVSRRHVELEVYDEAGGSQTEPRVSFEVLGKNPIWVRSRTDGEVRVFRRLEKGEMVPGDSFCVSGNRPTWFSLRKVGVGDEVEVEEGETRALAVEGELAESFEDFDVSGIDPVKEFGFVVMGHEFDLYPKHKIRNMKSWDWFLEEPRKESEGDDEKFEKKVRTTGKRKKRKDEGNDDDDEWTGESEDDKELVVNMKKVNRPKYSTRSKDRDEPQKYKKSSKISKQKKTYVADEDEDQETLGGFVVGDDEVDQEETNDEEEEEEEEFVEDDDDELDD
- the LOC107425209 gene encoding heterogeneous nuclear ribonucleoprotein 1 isoform X1 gives rise to the protein MDGFSEQGQYGDDTMHYNDQEFHKEFEQREQQHDSGLGFAMRDSIGGHRDSASGKLFVGGVAWETTEESFADYFSKYGEIIDSVIMIDKHSGRPRGFGFVTFADPAVADKVLEEDHVLDSRAVEVKRTVPREDMEVRGIIKTKKIFVGGLPASLTNDELREYFSLYGSIVDYQIMLDYKTGRSRGFGFITFENEDAVEKIFLEGKIHELGGKQVEIKRAEPRKGGDYNGNAVKSHGGFDSAAGRYGGYNSGNWYNGKMGRGYDGYSAYDVYGNYVGDYGGSYVGFYGGYPYGFGYGGTMYGSAGFGGNGYGIPGGYIGVTAYGGNNGRGYGNGFVDHNSGAGNGGFDTGKGYDRSDVYMNGRYHPYLK
- the LOC107425209 gene encoding heterogeneous nuclear ribonucleoprotein 1 isoform X2, whose protein sequence is MDGFSEQGQYGDDTMHYNDQEFHKEFEQREQQHDSGLGFAMRDSIGGHRDSASGKLFVGGVAWETTEESFADYFSKYGEIIDSVIMIDKHSGRPRGFGFVTFADPAVADKVLEEDHVLDSRAVEVKRTVPREDMEVRGIIKTKKIFVGGLPASLTNDELREYFSLYGSIVDYQIMLDYKTGRSRGFGFITFENEDAVEKIFLEGKIHELGGKQVEIKRAEPRKGGDYNGNAVKSHGGYNSGNWYNGKMGRGYDGYSAYDVYGNYVGDYGGSYVGFYGGYPYGFGYGGTMYGSAGFGGNGYGIPGGYIGVTAYGGNNGRGYGNGFVDHNSGAGNGGFDTGKGYDRSDVYMNGRYHPYLK
- the LOC107425230 gene encoding glyoxylate/succinic semialdehyde reductase 2, chloroplastic isoform X1 codes for the protein MSSLVKTSYSHNVASTAMAMCSSFCPQIPNQFRGRPISSFPSRQPFSVPFKAFTSQANIKEDQLPARIGFLGIGIMGFPMAQNLIKAGCDVTVWNRTKSKCEPLISLGAKYKSFPEEVAASCDVTFSMLADPESAVDVACGKHGAANGMSPGKGYVDVSTVDGETSKLIYGRIKATGALSLEAPVSGSKKPAEDGQLIFLTAGDKSLYDTVAPLLDIMGKSRFYLGDIGNGAAMKLVVNMIMGSMMASFSEGLLLSEKVGLDPSVLVEVVSQGAISAPMYSMKGPSMIQSLYPTAFPLKHQQKDLRLALGLAESVSQPTPIAAAANELYKVAKSHGLSDQDFSAVIESLKGKLQQ
- the LOC107425230 gene encoding glyoxylate/succinic semialdehyde reductase 2, chloroplastic isoform X2: MSSLVKTSYSHNVASTAMAMCSSFCPQIPNQFRGRPISSFPSRQPFSVPFKAFTSQANIKDQLPARIGFLGIGIMGFPMAQNLIKAGCDVTVWNRTKSKCEPLISLGAKYKSFPEEVAASCDVTFSMLADPESAVDVACGKHGAANGMSPGKGYVDVSTVDGETSKLIYGRIKATGALSLEAPVSGSKKPAEDGQLIFLTAGDKSLYDTVAPLLDIMGKSRFYLGDIGNGAAMKLVVNMIMGSMMASFSEGLLLSEKVGLDPSVLVEVVSQGAISAPMYSMKGPSMIQSLYPTAFPLKHQQKDLRLALGLAESVSQPTPIAAAANELYKVAKSHGLSDQDFSAVIESLKGKLQQ